In one Trichlorobacter lovleyi SZ genomic region, the following are encoded:
- a CDS encoding leucine-rich repeat domain-containing protein, whose amino-acid sequence MKSPEEIELAKKRRELADLLEEQSLIERELAAIKAEIRVFEHAYEQMLGGRIAELEELEWQISGLLGTGENEEEHHKYFYTSEHESTTAGFTRTTLLDDTPDTTTILEEKSLKALYREVAKAIHPDLSNDDHERFRRQELMAIANLAYQEGDRTQLQKILREWQLGPKTAKGLDIGAELVRLIRQIAYTRQHIKELNKRIDELRRSDIYRFRQRVDDSLLDGIDLLAEMAATVDLDIAKAKKRLALLNGEQEAPEERPSPPLETRIIRFPAENSCGALYLRAINSADYRDWQKLGSAKGPREIPLDKALRLDLRGDGQGGITFLEQLQPDDLQALFLYDVDDDALTQIGHLTGLQELYLSNTTITDAGLGNLARLTSLQRLYLYHTEITDKGLANLYPLTWLRWLTFSGTKVTEKGLGKLRTALPGCKVITFKWRYE is encoded by the coding sequence ATGAAATCCCCTGAAGAGATAGAGCTTGCCAAAAAACGTCGCGAACTGGCAGACCTGCTTGAAGAGCAGTCTCTGATAGAACGGGAGCTGGCTGCCATCAAGGCGGAGATCAGGGTCTTTGAGCATGCCTATGAACAGATGCTGGGTGGCCGGATTGCCGAGCTGGAAGAGCTTGAATGGCAGATCAGCGGGTTACTGGGGACCGGCGAAAACGAAGAAGAACACCACAAATACTTTTACACCTCCGAACATGAATCAACAACCGCCGGCTTTACCCGCACCACCCTGTTGGACGACACCCCTGACACCACCACCATCCTTGAAGAGAAAAGCCTCAAGGCGCTCTACCGTGAGGTGGCCAAAGCGATCCACCCCGACCTCTCCAATGACGACCATGAACGGTTCAGACGGCAGGAACTGATGGCCATTGCCAACCTGGCCTATCAGGAAGGGGACCGGACGCAGCTGCAGAAGATCCTGCGGGAATGGCAACTGGGTCCTAAAACCGCCAAGGGGCTCGATATCGGTGCCGAACTGGTCCGGCTGATCCGCCAGATCGCCTACACACGCCAGCACATCAAGGAGCTAAACAAACGGATCGATGAGTTGCGGCGTTCCGACATCTACCGCTTCAGGCAACGGGTGGACGACAGCCTGCTGGACGGCATCGACCTGCTGGCTGAAATGGCTGCCACGGTTGACCTTGACATTGCCAAGGCCAAAAAGCGCCTGGCATTGCTGAACGGAGAACAGGAAGCACCAGAAGAACGCCCGTCGCCACCACTTGAAACCCGCATCATCCGTTTTCCTGCGGAAAACTCCTGTGGCGCCCTGTATCTCCGTGCCATCAACTCGGCGGACTACCGCGACTGGCAGAAACTGGGCTCGGCCAAAGGCCCCCGCGAAATACCGCTGGACAAGGCGCTGCGCCTGGATCTGCGGGGGGACGGCCAGGGGGGGATCACCTTTCTTGAACAGCTGCAGCCCGATGACCTGCAGGCCCTGTTTCTGTACGACGTGGACGATGACGCCCTGACACAGATCGGCCACCTGACCGGCCTGCAGGAACTCTACCTGTCAAACACCACCATCACGGACGCCGGGCTCGGCAACCTGGCCCGCCTGACCAGCCTCCAGCGGCTCTACCTTTATCACACCGAGATCACCGACAAAGGCCTGGCCAACCTCTACCCGCTTACCTGGCTGCGCTGGCTGACCTTCAGCGGCACCAAGGTCACGGAAAAAGGGCTGGGGAAGCTGCGGACCGCCCTGCCCGGCTGCAAGGTCATCACCTTTAAATGGCGCTATGAATAA
- a CDS encoding zeta toxin family protein: protein MCSVCGVKTSAEEILEFFRTSPFLAEKGLAEDAARLVFANGKLSFQSIEVNSYFASVAVDFLRQKLLDSGITFTFETVMSHRSKVEFLKLAQDKGFRTYLYYVATEDPDINVSRVESRVAQGGHNVNRDKIVERYSRSLELLSEAVGYANRAYIFDNSSAEKVWIAEGVNRHAILTHFRV from the coding sequence ATGTGTTCAGTGTGTGGGGTAAAAACCTCTGCTGAAGAGATTCTCGAATTTTTCAGAACCTCCCCATTCCTCGCTGAAAAGGGATTGGCCGAGGATGCGGCACGGTTGGTGTTTGCAAACGGGAAACTTTCCTTCCAGTCCATTGAGGTGAATTCCTACTTTGCTTCGGTTGCGGTCGATTTCCTGAGGCAGAAACTCCTCGATTCCGGTATTACCTTCACGTTTGAAACCGTCATGTCCCATCGAAGTAAAGTTGAATTCCTCAAACTGGCTCAAGACAAAGGCTTCCGGACGTACCTTTACTACGTGGCAACCGAAGACCCTGATATTAATGTCTCCCGCGTGGAATCCCGCGTTGCACAGGGTGGGCACAATGTCAACAGGGACAAAATCGTTGAGCGATACTCCCGTTCGTTGGAGTTGTTGTCCGAGGCGGTTGGCTATGCCAATCGAGCCTATATTTTCGATAACTCCTCTGCTGAAAAAGTCTGGATTGCAGAAGGTGTGAATCGGCATGCAATATTGACCCACTTTCGGGTGTAA